The Montipora capricornis isolate CH-2021 chromosome 3, ASM3666992v2, whole genome shotgun sequence genome includes the window CTACATGAAAGTTCAAAAGGTGTTTACTGGCCCGAAAAATCCTTCCCTGGTCAGAACAGTTCTCGTCAATATATTGTTTATAATAGGCACGTCTAGACTCATTCATGacatgcaatgcaaaatttcgtTTGGCTTTAAATAGAGCGAGATCCGAATTAAGCCTACTAGTCCGCCACGTCGTTTCAGCGCTCCATCTTGCACGTCTCGCCTTCACTATTCCATCATTAAACCATGGAGAACGTGTCTGAGACTTCAGGTGGCGAGCCTGAACTGGCGCATGTTTGTCCAATACTGATCTTAGAGTATTATTGTAGCATTCCACAAGTTCATCAAGAGTATTAGGAAAGTCACGACGCTCCAAAAAAGAACTCTCCAAAATGAGCCAAAATCCTAGCGCAAAGACCACTGTGTTTCAAGATGTCTTCATCGTCGGTTCGATCGTCTTCAACATCCTCCTCGAAGCGTAATTGAAACTGCGAAACGTAAGGCGAAATTAGATACGCAAAAAAGAGTGTCAAAACATTGACAGGCGGCAAGAGTAATTAAATCTCCAAGAGAAAGAGCTAGCGCATTTGAATGAGCAAGAAGAATTACATGAAGAACTATCCGCGGCCGAAGCAATTCAGAAAATACTGCAAGAATCCGAATTGAAAAAGTCTATTTCACTACAGGAAGCAACCAATTCTGTCGGCGAAACAGAAAAACAGCGGATGTCAAACACTTCCTGTCCTAACTTCCAGCTAATAAAGGCGAATTCCCCAACGAAATCAGAAGACAAGACGACAAAGTTAACGATCCCATCGTCCTCACTACAAGGCCATCCCAGACACCagatgtaaataaaagaatcaCGAGTACAAGTGAGAGAACATCGCTCAGCTGTCCCTCGCGACTTCATATAAACACGCCCGCCTTCGTCACGCGAGCTACCGACCAAATGTGAGCAATACAATTTTCAACTTTGGCGCATTCAGGAAGAAAGCGCCGTAATTCAGAAAGCACAAGTTGAATTGCTGCAAAGAATGACTGTTCCAGTCCCAAAGCCTCCAGTAATCGAGGGAAACATCTTAAACTATACGAAATGGAAATATGCCTTCCACGCACTGATAGAGGACCAAGTTCTTAAATCTAACTACAAGCCTTACTATCTCGGCAAATACACGTGTGGAGTAGCACAAAAAACGTCTTTTAGGACTGCGGACAGAAGACTCATACAAGAGAGCTAGAAAAACGCTGAAAGAACGTTTCGGAGATCACTTTAGAATCTATGAAGCCTACAGAGACAAACTGAAAACCTGGTCACCATGTATTACCAGTGCAGAGCTACAAGACTTCAGCGATTTCCTTGTCATGACGCAAGAAGCCATGAGTCTGTCAAGTACTAAAAGGAACTCGAGAGTTACTCCACAATTACAGAGCTTGCAGCTCGCTTACCCACCTACTACAGTAACAAGTGGAGAGAAAGTGCGAAGAAAGTAGAGGCAAGGTGTGGTAAATACTCCTTTGCAAATTTCGTCGAATTTACACAAGAGGCACTTGAAGCAAACCACCCTGTGTTTTCACACAATGCTCTTATATCAACAAGGAAAGAActcgagaaaaaaagaaaccccCCTATCGAAAGAGTGAGAGAGAGCTACGATAGAAGAGATAAGAAGAAGCGACATGGTACCACCCTTTCTACTTGGGGCAATGAAACGGCATGTAAGACTCCCATGGATACGAGTTTCTGTCTGTTGTGTAAAGGTCAACACACGCTCGTCACatgcaataacgttttaggaaAGTCTGTGCAAGAAAGGCAACAGCTTTGCATGTCCAAAGGAGTATGCTTTTCATGTCTTAGTCAAGGCCACATGGCATGACACTGCAGCAGAAGACCCAGTGCGAGTTGTGTAAGAGGTCACACGCAACTGTCCTCAATCGCTTCCCGCCTGATCAGAAAACTGAACAAAACATGCAGAAGACCGCCGTCAGAGCCACGAACAATTGCATGAACTGTATGACACTACAACCTCAATGATCCTTCCAGTATGGATTCACCACAAGAGTGATCCAGATCGTCGAGTAAAAGTATACGCCATGCTAGATGATCAGAGTGATACCTGTTTTGTTACGGATGACGTAATGAACAACCTTGGATTAACTGGTCCTGCAATTGAGTTAGAGCTGGGCACCATGCACGCAATAGAGAAAAACTGACATGCAAAGAATTGACGGTTTGGTCGTATCACGCTTCGACAGTGAAGTCGACACACCCCTCCCAAAGGCGTACACCAGAAGACACATACCAGGCCTACGTGGTCAGATTCCTCGTCCTGAAACTGCACGCAAGTACGGGCATCTAGAGAGAATTGCAGAAGAAATCCCGCCATATGAAGAGCACTTAAACATCGGTTTATTTATTGGCAATAACTGCGTTCGTGACCACTATGCCATACGCACAATATAAGGCTGGGGCGTGGTAGGAGTTAGAAGTCACAGAGAACATGTAGATGACATTGGGGAGACAGCCGGATGCCATCCTATCGCCACAGGAGAGATATTAGGCCAATAAGAATTGACGAGCAAGTTCATCCCTTTGAAATGATATAAAGAGATTATGATTCCTTCAACCAACAAGAAAATGTTCGAGCAGGACTTTTCTGAGAAACTAACTTAGCAATGCCTCAGGAGGATTTAAAGTTTATAGGAAAACTTCAGGCGGTATTCATAAGGCAGGCAATGGACACTATGAAGTTCCCTTACTGCGTGGCGACGAAAACGGCTATTTACCATGCAACAGGAAGCTAGCTCAAATAAGATTAAAGCAGCTACGAAAACGATTCGCCAGTGACTCAAAATACAAAGAAGATCATGTGGCATTCATGGAGAAGATGCTGGAAGCCACGCATGCAGAGAAAGCCCCAAAACAATGTCATGAGACAACGTGGTACATTCCTCATCAATAATATGCAAATGAAAGTCACCTGGAATTATATTTCTCGTATTTAAAGACACAGAGAGTTTATTCGCTTTTAAAGTTTTCCGCCACTCTTGTGGAGTTGCACTAAAAATACTAAAGAGTAAGAAATGTTCTATTGGCGAAAGTATTGAATGTAATGGCTCCTTGTTGGACTTTAATTCTCCCCTTGAGTCGCACAAGTCGCCCACTTTAACAATTCCGAAGTCAATCAGTCAATCTAAATTGATTTAGATTCGATacaaataaaacagttattctaAATGACTTGGTTTGCTATTTCAGAGATTAAGAGAGGGTTATCCTGGCTGAGAGAGGTCCATGCCACTAAACACTCTTTGTAAAACTCTGGGAGTGCTATAGGAAGCCGAGGATAGCTGAAATTGCAATAAAACAGGAATTTTCCCCCGACTTTTTTAGGGTAGAAATCTAAGAAGAGATTCCATGTAGCTGGCTCATGAGATAGGTACCTCTTGATGCAAATTATTCTTTGAGCCGAGATCATTGACTCAATatcgcaaatttttaaacctccaagaaattttaatttctattttttccCCTTGCTCAAGCCATGTCGCACGGGAACGAATCATTGATCCCCTCACAATATAATTGTACTCGTTTTCATATTCCAGTTTAGCCGATTCAAGATTTGCTAAGTTTTTCTGCATGGGCGTTTCCGCTATTTTCTCCTCACAAAatttaagttttctttcaaaattttgcattttctttctccTTTCCTTAGCTGTTGATTTACTGTAAGATACACATTCCTCACGAATTTTATATTTAATCCAATCCCATTTAACTCTCAAATCATCACAATAATTAATTTCGTCAAGCCACTTTGGGAAACCATCACGTAAGCACTGAGCATACAGGGGGTCTTCTAATAGGCTGTTATTGAACTTCCAGAAAGAGGGACCACGCTGTTGATCTTTTAAGCTGTTAATTTCAAGGGTTATTGCGAATGGTCCGTTTTGATTGCTGTCACAATGTCTACATTAGCTACATCGTCTTGTAGCAAATCGCTTATAAGCCAGTAGTCTAATCGCCACTGAATTACTGGGCTTTTTAGCCTCCAAGTAAACTTTTTAGCATCGGGATTACGGATTCTCCAAATGTCCACTAAATCATTCTTTAACAAAATATCGTCTACAAACTTCACCGATTCTTTTAGCACtggttttccacctgaacagtCTAGATCAGGGTCAAAAGCAATATTTAAGTCCCCGCCTAATATAATTTTGTGCTTGGTCCCTTGGTATTGCTCATCACCAAGAAGTTCGGTCAATGATTAAAAAGAACAAAGACTGGCTGGTGACACTATTGGGGGCGTAGATATTTACCAAAAGGAAGGGCTCATCTTGAATTGTTGCTTCGATAAATAAAAATCTCCCCTCCTTATCGGTTTGAATTGATTGCAATTTAAAGTCAAAGGATTTGCATATAAGGATAGCAACCCCACGACTATGGGTAGAGCCATGAGCGAAGTATATGTCTCCAGGCCATTGTTTTTTCCACTGATTTGCAATATCCTCAGTGCTGTATGTTTCTTGCAAAAAACAGATGTCAGAATTTTGCTTCATTAACCAATTGAAAATTGATTTCCGCTTTTCGAAATTTCGTATACCTCGAACGTTCAGCGAGATTATTTTAAACTTTAGGCTATTACTATCCATTGATATTTATAAGTGTAAAACCAGAAACAATAGAGCAGCAGCTGGTACTCCCATGGGTATTTGCACTTCCCGAAACAATAAGCAAAATTACTAACATTAAAACACTCATCACATCAAACATAGAGACAAAAGATTTAAACGTAGCCAGTGATAAAAGACTGATTAGCGCTACGTCGTATTGGGTCGCCTCAAGAGTACTCCTTATTTGCATAGTCCACCAGAAGAGCCCccaatgtttcttttaaaatcatAACAACAACGCAAAATTCAGGAAATCAAAGGAACCTTTTCTTCTTAAAATGAGCATTGTCCCTTTACCTGGATGCCACTGGGTTTTTTATGCTTGTGCGTGATCAatagaaaatgaggggacagagaaggaggctcccggtccagcccttgggatatgtcatgtccacgaaagttatttttagaagtcttccgagacgtccgcatgcaggccaacctcggtccgatgtttgaaagaaaatatattcatcagccttccacatgtgccatcattttctcttttcactaagaacctgagagcgaggcaagactgcatgcggacgtctcagaagacagacttccgctagaacaaagacttccgctcgtctaaaaataactttcgtggacataacatatcccggccaacaccttgagcctccctctctgtcccctcattttctcttggcgtGATATGTACAGCTTCAAGAAAATTTCTCACCGTCAACAAATAAAATATAAGGTTGTGACCTACTGAAAGCTGccctctttccttccttcctcgcCTCAATCATTTTAGGGATGAGTTTTTTCCTCATGTCAACAACTTGTTTCGGGAGATCTGGGCCAATGCCAAAGTCACTCTCTCTGCTAAGAGCGGAACGGCGGGCGAAAATATCCTCCCGATCTGAGTAGAAAAGAAAACGTGCGATGATACCTCTGGGTTTACCGATGTTTGGTCTTCTGCCGGTCCTATGGACACATTGGATTTCGATTTTACAAGCATTGGAGATTCCCAGATTATTCTCCTCTCTATCCTCTATCCTCCTCTCTATCCTCACGGATGCCACCGAAACGTAAGTTTTCTCGGCGCTGGTACACTTCGTAATCCACAAGTTGTGGGCAGAGTATCTTCAGCTCCTCCTCGTTCTTTATTATTATCTCTCCCATTTTAGCCTTATCTTCTTGGACATCTTTGTTTAAGCTTTCTACACTCTGCTGTAGATTATTTGTAGTAGTAGGTACTTTCCTCAAGTCTTGCTCGACGCGAACACAATCTTGCTGAAGGGATTTAACAGTTATGTTGATTCGCTCGACGGACTCTCGAAGTTATTGGATTTCCATTGCAATTTGGTCCAATTTGACAAGTTTACTGAGAATCAGGTCCACTTTTGACGCGAAGTCTTCGGCCATATCTAAAACTGAAAGAGCTACGTCGTTTTTTCCTTCGCTTGAGGCTGCACTACACTCGACGGCGAATGCTTTGTGGCAGTGTAAGTCGTATTCTCCCTCCTTTAAACGCTTGGATTCTGGTGAATTTGTTTCTTTGGAGGACCGATCCCTACTACTGCTACTTagctttgattttcttttcacaAACGAAAAGAATTCCATGCACAAttctaaaaaaagagaactattGCTTGGGAGCTCAACTTCTTAGCTCCTCACCGTAACATGCTCGGCCCAAAACCTCAAATCAAAAGAGGAACTGCGATGTGCTTGGGAGGCGGCTTCAGATTACACAAGTTCACGTCTCACAGCAAAGATGTTGAGTCTAGGAACGTAGAGTCTCACGCAAAGGAGATTAAGGAACTTGACTTGAACTGTGATTTGCTTCCCCCTGAACGTGTCCTTGGCGTTGAATGGAACATCGGAAACGGCGATCTGAACTCCCTCTCCTAGAGAAGATAGAAGATCCGAGATGCTTCAAGACAAAGGAAATGGGAATCTTGAGAAAAGTCGAGCTACATCACTTCTCGGATGCCAGCACAGAAGAATAAGGGCACTGTTTTTATCTCCGCCTCGTGGACATAAGCAACCAAGTGCACTGGTCACTAGTGATGGGTAAGGCACGTGTGACCCCATTAAAGCCAATAACTATACCGCACCTTGAGCTAGCAGCCGCCCTGGTGTCCGTAAGAGTTAGCGAAACACTGAGCAGAGAGCTGAGATACGATGAAATAAAAGAGGTGGTTCAGGCTTACATCCACAATGACGCCCGTCGCTTTCACACATTCGTTGCAAGCAGAGTTCAGCAGATCAGGGATTCCACCGTACCAGAGCAGTGGAACTATGTTGACAAAAGGAACAACCCTGCTGACGACGCTTCTCGTGGCCTGAGCCCCAAAGACCTTCTGCAATCCTCGAGATGGCTACAGGGACCATCCTTTCTGTGGGACCAAGACTAACCCCCAGACTCGCAGCTTACAGATTTACTCAGTCTaaaatgccagacgattttactcgtcaatggggaacccctcgggctcTAAAGGGTTAATTGGAGTGAATCAAGAGCTTTCCTTGTGATATGGGagtaattaataatttataccATTGAGTTACTCTTCCTGATTGGAAGAATTTCAGTACTAAAATTCCAATAGGACTGAGTGTGATACACCCTTTGAACAAGCATCGTTGGTGGTAGTTGAACTCAGTTATGGTATCTCCTTTTAATACTAGGTTGAAAAACGCTATCAAATAATTTTACGAACGGTAATGTAACCCGCAGGAACTTTGGATGACTTCAAGGCAATAAAAGTAATATTGATGAAGTGACTGATACGTACCGGTCGGCATACCTATAGCTAACCAAACAGTGGCTGGGTCCCGCCACATAGTGTTGGCACGCTGAACATCTGCATGAGCAATGGCAAATGATAGCAGTCCTTGTATCCCTGATAAAACCGCTAGTGGTGGTACATTCAGAAGGCTACCAACAGCAGCGCAACCCTAACAAAATGTCAAAGTAAGTTTACTTTGCGATGATTTTGTTAACAAGTGTGGTTCAAAATCCCTTCTGACACCGTGACAATTGGAGTGGCCTGAAGCAAATTTAGCCACCAGTTTTCATATTCACTGATTTAATAAAAGATGAAAAATGATGGGAAACGTTCCAATTTTTACTATTGTTGAACAAAGCGTGGTGTAAAAAAGTCGTCTTATCACAATCGTGTATTCTgaatttttgccttttttagcCGCTAGATTTGCTTTGTATGCATCTCGGTAAATAAGCTTCCCTTTCAGAGTTAAGGGTGCTGCAAGGCCCAATGGGTCATAGATCTTTCCGAGCTTGCACAAGATTCCTCTCTTAGATGTGATTACGTTTTCTTGTGGCACAGCTACGCTGATCACATCTTTCCCTTTGTCCCGGGAAAGTCCAAGGAGGCTGCCGTCTCTTCCACCCGGTCTTCTGAGTTGCTGCTTGGCAAACGATTCTTTGTCTTCGACTTTGGTTCTGTTCTCTTCTAATTCAGCTGCATTGGAATGCCACTTATGGAGTGTGGACTTCGCATCTTCGAACACCTCAATTGCTCCCTGTTTCAGCTGCTCCGTCTCTCTCACTATTGGTTTTCCACTGATGAGATCATCCACATAGAGACTCTTGTGCAGTTCAGCAACTAGCTCTAGCCTTCGCGGTTCCCAGGATTCGAGGTGACTCTCGATCACTTCCCCTAGCAGGAAGGGCGACGGCACTAGACCAAACAACGCTCGCATGAATCTTAGAGTTTCTACTTCCGAGTGTTCATTTGCTTTCCAGTGAAACCGAAGCGCATATCTTTCTTGTTTCTTAATACAAACCTGGAGGAAGGCGTGCTTGAGGTCCCCTGTGATGAGCACTGGGTGAAAGCACATGCGCACCAACACATTCCACAGGCGGTTCTGAAGGGGCGGTCCGGTGTATAAACAGTCATTCAGACTGGGTGCTTGTGGGTTGGCCAGAGCTGATGCATCATAAACTACACGTATCTTCGTTGATTCGGCTCCTATTCGCACGGCAGGCTTGTGAGGAATGTAAAACTCCTTCTCCTGCCTGGAGATTCATTCGCTTCTTCTACTATCCCCACCGACTACTGTTACTCTATGATTTGTCCATACTTGTCGGTCAGGCCCATGCGCTGCAGCCTGCTCTGGAGGTTGACGAGCCTTCATAAACTTCCTGCTTTGTTATTTGGTAGAGGTGGATGGTTACCCTTCCACGGCAGAGACGTTTCGTACCATCCTTCCGGATCCCGCATTAGCTGTTCTCAAAATTCAGCGTAAACCGCCTGCTGGTCATGTTCTGGAGAGTCCTCTAGCCCTAACACATGCAATCAACAGAGTTCTTCATAATCGACATGATTTGTTTGTGTCAGCAGCACGTTGGCGTGATCAATTTCTCTCTCTGGCGACACCCGAGTTTAGTTTTCTCCGCAACTGGCTCTCCTGGACGACCGATTCGAGGTCTTTCTGTTGTTTTGATGACGGCATAGTCACTGGCACCCAAGATAAGGTAGACCGGAAGGTGAGGTTTGGAATCACTGTCGTCCATATGGACTCCCTCCCTGGAGGTGAGCGTACGATTCAATGACCTTCTTGTAATTTGGATTGTCAACTATAAGTAACTCCTTTCGATCCACTTTGGTGACATCAACCTTTACCTCTGTGCCGCCATCTACTGCTACTGTGTGGACCCAAGCATCATTTCGATCCGTCGAACTTCTCGGGTACGTTTGCGCTTAGGACTCTTGTCCAAAAGTGCTGCTGAGGCATAAGAGCTCCCGGCTCCAGTGGCGAGAAGTGCCTGACAGAGAATTCCCTCCACATTTAGTTTGAAAATCGGGAAAACCACGCGGTCTTTGTTACCGGTAGCCGGTGCAGTCAAAATTGATCCCCCTGGGTGCAGATAGATGTATGGTGTCTTTTTCCACATTTCTGGCATCTTGAACTACTCCTGCAATCGGCCGCACGGTGCTTAGTTCTGGTGCAATTGAAGCACATTCCCTTTTGCGCCAAAAATCTCTTCCTTTCGTCTAAGGTGGTCAAGTGCGTGCAAGCAGATGAAACATGATCTCCTCTCTCACAGTAGACACACATGCGTGGTATAGGCGGGGCTTGCCTTTAGTTGCTGCCATTTTCTCCCACTGAATTGATATTTCTCCATTTCTTTAGAGCCAGAACTAGACGAGGTAAATCCCAGTCTTGCCACCCTGCTTCACCTCTGACTAAATCAGCTTTCATCCCTTTAAGTTTGTCAAGAACGCTCCTTGCCATCCCATTCACTCGCTCTAGTTTGTCCAGAGTTTCCAGCGATTGTACGTTGTGCAATAGGATCTTGTCACGATGGGGAGCTCCAAAATATTACGGACATAAGCGTTGACAATTTCACTTGTTTTGTCGTATTCTCCCTTAAGTATGCTCTTCGCTCTCTCATAGCCTTTGCTGTTCAGCGGCAATCCGTCAATGTCAGCCCTTACTTTCAGTTCCACGAGCTCTTTCAAATACGCGAACTTTGTGAAAGGCTTTAAAGTTGCGGAGTCAATTTCCGCTTCAAACTTGTTCCAGAAAGGAAGCCAGTTTTCGAAGCTTTGGTAGCTTGGCGGCAGCTTTGATAGTTTGAACTTGATGGCTTCCTTTGTCTTTAGATATTCCAGCTGTTTCTCCAAGAGTTCTCGTTCTTGCTTTAGTTTTTTCTCGTGTTTTGCCTGATTAGAGGCCATTTCCTGTTTATCGGATTCCACCTTCGCTACTGCCCCATCTTCTTTCTCGATTTTCGCTATTAAATTTCAGACCGATAAAGCTTCTTTGTCCGCTGCGTTTAGGCTTCCTTCAATCTGTTGGGACCATTCTGTTACAACTTCCTCAGATTCTCCAGCGGTGAACTGGTTCTATGATGGATTCCATCAACGTACGAATGGCCTTTATTTTCGACCTGATTGAGTCCTCGTGTCTCGAGATTGCATCGATGTTATTCGAGGTCATCAATTCCGCAGTCTTTTTACGAGTGAACTCTAGAGTTCGAAGCTTCCCCTCTAGTTCCTGCAATTGCTTTTCTatcactttcttttgttctcaaaATTTGACTCCCCAATACTGTTTGGTTTAAACTATGTAACGCACAGATCAAAGATAGCAGATGCCCACTCTTGTTTGAGCTGCGATATACACAAACGCCCTGTAGCTTGCTCTTCTTTGAGCGACACTTCGTCCACTTGTCCCGTCGGAAGTGCCACGTGTTGGAATGCCTCGTTATCCAACACTgtcacaatttttaaaaacgatTTATTGATCTCCCTCGTATTACAagattttctcctttttctcttttttcaacCGCTCCCTTTCAGAGACAACTCCCTCTATTCTGATTGGTCGTGTACATTCTCATGATTTCCGATGTAATTGTATTGTCAACAACGATTTGACCCCAAGTTCTCGATTCACACTTCAAAACAATGTTATTAAAATGTCTTAACTATAGTCACGCAACCGACACGATTCTGACAGGGCTCTTCGCGAtatcggattttttttttaattttttttttcatttactaCTGCTGTTTACATA containing:
- the LOC138040397 gene encoding uncharacterized protein gives rise to the protein MGKARVTPLKPITIPHLELAAALVSVRVSETLSRELRYDEIKEVVQAYIHNDARRFHTFVASRVQQIRDSTVPEQWNYVDKRNNPADDASRGLSPKDLLQSSRWLQGPSFLWDQD